TTTCAAAAAAATCAGGCCGAAAATAATTCGGCCTTTAATATAATCTTAGTAGGCTACATTCTGCCAAAGCATGTAAGCGCTTGTTCTTGCAATAACATGCTCCCATTCAATAGAAGCAAACTTGAATGATACGCTTTCCTGTGGCTGAACTTCATTATGTGTCAGTGAATTAGGGTAGAAAAAGCGTATATTGCTGATAAGAGCATCCCGAAGCTTCATCCTAAAATAAAGTTCATTTCCACCAGACTGCGCCGTTCGGTAGAACGAAAAAATGCATTCCAGCTTTTCCTTATCATTGATTGCCTGAGCGAACAATGGCGTGGCTTTATCAATTGGCTTTCTGATTTCTACAGGAAGCATTGAAATATTCTCTTCCCGACTAATGTTGTTCACCAACTCATAAACAAAAATCTCATTCTCATGTGCCGACTGATACTTGTTGCCAATAGAGTCCAGAGATGAACATCCTGCTGATATCAGTCCCTGTTTCTCCCCGGTAACGCTAAGATAAATAAGATTGGACATTATGCCTCCATACAAAGAAATTCCATTCTACGGTTCGGAGCCGTAGTCTCTGTTGCATGGGTATAATACTCTCTCAGATAATGTTTTAAAACACAAAAAACCATTATTTATGTATGACCATTTTATTTTTATAGATAGCGGTAATTATATAATAAAAGGTATCACCTAAGAGATACCTTTTACATTAAGCAATATCACATCCGACAACCACTTCTCTTAACGCCCGTTGAGGCTCTTATCAGCTTGTTGGCGTCATACTTCTTTTTCTCATGCACGTAGATTCGTTCGGTTCTTCCACCGTTGTTGATGATGAAGCTGATGATGGAAAGAAAGACTTTATTCAGACGGGCTTTATCAATCAAATCATCACTGATTTTCTCAATATGGCAGTAGTAAGAGAGAAGCAGAAAGCTTAGCACCACTTCTCGGTTTGAAAACGTCAGATTTTCTATGTCCTGCTGGTATTTAATGTAAAATCCTGCACAAAAAAGATAAGACTGCTCGGTGATTTCTGCTTCTGAAAAGCCCGATTCATCGAGCTTATCAACAAACCTGTCCAGCAAAAGCAAATATCTTTCCATTAAACTCATGTTTATTTTTTTCATAACTATGCATCCTTGCATTTAAATTATTATTAATTGTCATCCTGACAACGTATCAATATCACCATTAAATTAAAAATCAAGCAATTCGTAAAAATATATTTACGCTACCTGCTTTCGTTTATAGTCACTTTTTTTCAGGTAACGGTTCATTAAGCTGATGCGATTTCAGACCATATTTATTGGCGTTATACTGCCACAGGGAAAACTGCTCTTTATAACGGTTGTTTTGCTGCTCAAGCATTGCCATCTCGTTTTCAATATGTCGTATTCTCTGCGCCGCAATTTTCAGGCTGGCGGGTTTCTTTGGTTCCACGCGGCTTGTCTGTATCATTTTCTTTTTCATTAAATAGGCAGTCACGATATCTTTATGCATATTCAATGACTGACGACTGGGTTTCTTTCCGATAAATTTTTCAACTTCGATACAAAGCGCTTCCCATGTTAATTTTCCTTGCCAGCCCTGAAGCGTTTTTTTAATGACTGTGATATCTGATGATGTTAAATGTTTTGCCATACGGCCTCCTGATGATTAATTTTTATAAGATATTTTCATTTTTTTGCTCTGCATTTTCTCTAAAACAGATAATACGGCTTCGTGGTGAGCCACCCATTTATCCGCACCAAAATACTCGTC
The window above is part of the Pectobacterium araliae genome. Proteins encoded here:
- a CDS encoding Hcp family type VI secretion system effector, whose translation is MSNLIYLSVTGEKQGLISAGCSSLDSIGNKYQSAHENEIFVYELVNNISREENISMLPVEIRKPIDKATPLFAQAINDKEKLECIFSFYRTAQSGGNELYFRMKLRDALISNIRFFYPNSLTHNEVQPQESVSFKFASIEWEHVIARTSAYMLWQNVAY